The Zingiber officinale cultivar Zhangliang chromosome 9A, Zo_v1.1, whole genome shotgun sequence genome window below encodes:
- the LOC122020644 gene encoding protein G1-like4, which produces MEFLSNSDSPAGSNSNGSGGGGGPVRLVTVAAAASSSSGEGAGAGASSSSSSSSPSPSRYESQKRRDWNTFGQYLRNHRPPLLLSHCSSAHVLEFLRYLDQFGKTKIHAYACPFFGRPTPAPAPCTCPLRQAWGSLDSLIGRLRAAYDENIGNPETNPFAARAVRLYLREVRELQSRARGISYEKKKRKKHHPPPPPPPAAA; this is translated from the coding sequence ATGGAGTTTCTGTCAAACTCGGATAGCCCTGCAGGCTCCAACAGCAACGGCAGCGGCGGCGGAGGAGGCCCGGTGAGGTTGGTGACGGTGGCGGCCGCAGCTTCCTCCTCGTCGGGGGAGGGAGCTGGGGCGGgcgcgtcgtcgtcgtcgtcgtcgtcgtctcctTCGCCGAGCCGGTACGAGTCGCAGAAGCGGCGGGACTGGAACACGTTCGGGCAGTATCTGCGGAACCACCGGCCGCCGCTGTTGCTGTCGCACTGCAGCAGCGCGCACGTGCTGGAGTTCCTGCGGTACCTGGACCAGTTCGGGAAGACGAAGATCCACGCCTACGCGTGCCCCTTCTTCGGCCGCCCCACCCCCGCGCCGGCGCCGTGTACCTGCCCGCTCCGCCAGGCCTGGGGCAGCCTCGACTCCCTCATCGGCCGCCTCCGCGCCGCGTACGACGAGAACATCGGCAACCCCGAGACCAACCCCTTCGCCGCCCGCGCAGTCCGCCTCTACCTCCGCGAAGTTCGCGAGCTCCAGTCCCGCGCCCGCGGCATCAGCTACGAGAAGAAAAAACGCAAGAAACACCACCCTCCGCCGCCGCCCCCGCCCGCCGCCGCCTGA